Within Caproicibacterium argilliputei, the genomic segment CGCGCAATTTGGAAACGCGTGTGTATGACCTGAGCAAGGCACTGCTGGCTGGGCGCTATGAGCGTGCTTATCAGGTCTTAGGGCAGCTTTTGGATCAGAATGAAGAGCCGGTGCGGATTTTGGCGGTGCTGTCCGGTGCGTATGTGGACTTATATCGGGTGCGCACGGCGCTGCAGAGCGGTGAATCTGCATTGGAGCCGGCGCGGCACTTTCCGGAGTACCGCAACCGGGAGTTCCGCCTGACCAATGCGGAGCGCGACACGCACGACCTTTCCACACAAATGCTGCGCGCCAGTCTGGAAGTGCTGCTGCGGGCGGATTTGGATTTGAAAGGTTCCCGCACAGACAGCCGCCTGATTTTGGAGCGCACACTGGCGCGCCTGCTGGTGATTGCAAAAGAGGAGGAGCGCGCGTGAAGAAACTGACCATCAAAGAAGCCATTGTGGTCGAGGGCAAGTACGACAAGATTAAGCTTTCTGCGCTGATTGACGGCCTGATTTTGGAAACACACGGCTTCCGAATTTTTCGGGATGCAGAACAGCTTGCGCTGCTGCGCCGTTTGGCGGACAAACGCGGCCTGCTGATTTTAACCGACAGTGACTCTGCCGGTTTTCTGATTCGCAATTTCCTGAAAGGGGCTATTCCGCCGGAAAAAATCAAGCACGCGTATATTCCGGATGTGTTTGGCAAGGAAAAGCGCAAGTCCGCACCCGGCAAGGAGGGCAAGCTGGGAGTCGAGGGAATTTCCCTGCAGGTGCTGCGTGACTGCTTGGAGAAAGCAGGCGTGGTCAGCGATGGCGGGGCTGTTCCTGCGGGCCGCCGCATTACAAAGGGTGATTTGTATGCGCTCGGCCTTTCCGGTGCGCCCGAAAGCGCGGCACACCGCCGGGCTGTGCAGAAGGCGCTGAATCTGCCGGAGCATCTTTCTGCCAATGCGCTGGTCGAGGTGCTGAATGTGATCACAGACTATGAAACCTTTGCGGAACTCTGCTGTACTTTGTTTGCAGATGCACAGAATCATGGATGCCTTTCTTAGAATTTCGTGTATAAAATATGAACTTTCGATAAATAACTTGATATTGAGTCACTTTAATGCTAAAATGCGATTATGGTTTTAGGAAGGATGGGATTCAGGTATGAAAAAATATGTCTGTCAAGTTTGCGGCTATGTTTACGACCCGGAAGTCGGCGATCCCGACAACGGCATTGCACCCGGCACGGCATTTGAAGATTTGCCGGAAGACTGGGCGTGCCCGCTTTGCGGCGTAGACAAATCCCAATTTGAGCCGGAAGCGTAATTTTTAACAAAGAACCGAAAATGTCCCCAAATGCAGAAATTTTTCTGTGTTTGGGGGCTTTTTTATGCAGAAAGGGAGCAAAAAATTCCACTGAATAATTTGTAAAAATAATCAATCTATATAATTAAAATGGCAAAACCACTATCACTTATCGCCGATTCACCATCACTTATCGATTTTATATTGACTTTTTTAGGAAAATAGCGTATAAAAGAAACATGAATAAAGGGAAAATATAAAATTTTTATTAGAAACTTTTTATGTTTCCAGACCTAGCTTGTAAGCTGCCAGTGCTTTTTGTAGGCGCCCAAAAAATGCAGACAGTTCTACATAAAAAAGTGTTCGTAAACAGACGACCAAAAAAGGAGGAACGAGAAATGTTGAAAAATTTACGCAGGCGTGTTGTTGCTATTACGGCAGCAGCACTCATGGTCACCGCAACCGCCGCCCCGGCGTTTGCAGCAGGCTATCCTTTCTACTTTACAATTGCCGCAGGCAGTGGCGCTCGGTTTGATACGACTGCGCCACAGACAAAATCGTATGATGGGGATTCCCAATGGTATTTCACACCGGAATCGGGCAGTTGGAACGGAAGCGTATGCAAAACATGGGCTTATACTGAGTATGCGAATCATCCCGGGACACCCTCCGGATATCACAATGTAAGAGAGTATGGTCGTCATGCGTGGAATTATCAGTATACTCCAGCAGGCGGTACGTCTCTTCAGTGCGAAATAAAGGAAGAAAGTCCACACGGCTATTGGATGAGCGGGCATTGGTGCCCGTAAGCAACAAAAAGCAGTCGGAAAAAGCGGCGAAAAATTTCCGCCGCTTTTTCTTTGCTTTCTTTATGGATAAAAGGAGGAGAGGAAAATGAAATGTCAGAAATGTCTTTCACTGGTCTGCGCCGCTTCGCTGTTGGCAGGAATGCTTTTGGGCTGCAAGCCAACAGAGGTGGAGGAATCGTCCGCCAGTATGCAAACACTGCAGAGTACGGCAGGAGAAGATGCCGTGCAGAAATTTCAGCAGACGTTTCAAAACGGATTTCAGGTAGACGCGACCTATCAAAAACCGAAGGGTGTGGATTTTAATGCCATGCCGGTGCAGCCCGTGGTTCCGCAAAATTTTTTGCTTGCAGAGGACAAATTGCTGAATTTGCTGATGCCCGGGCAAACTGTGTCTAAGAAGCAGGAATTTACCGATTCGGTTGCGATGGTAGACGGAACCTACATGCAGAGTATACAATTGAACTTAAAAAACGGTGCACAGATAAATGCTGACAATCAAGGAAACGTGGCTGTCACGACGCCTTTGGGTGAGAGTATATCGTATGCCTATGAGGATCCACTGTATGACGGCAGTGCGGAAGAAAGTGACGCCCGCAGTTACACGAAAACAGAACTTGCGTCTTATCCCAAACAGAAAGCGGTGCGTGCCGCAAAACAACTGGTGACAGATTTGAAAGTGGACTGCGGCGACGCGGTGCGGGTTGTTGCATTGGACCACGAAACTCTGCAAAAGTTAGAAAGAGACCCACAAAAAGTGAGTGTAAAATCAACGAACGAGAAAAAGAAGGGTACTTGGACAGAGAATGACGAATGCTACGCCATTTATTTTCAGCAGAGTGTAAGTGGGCTGCCGGTGGTCAATCGTCATGTCTCTCATGCAGAAGCGGGATGCGTTTGTTCGAATATCCGAATTCTGTATGGCAAACAGGGGCTGGTGGATTTATATATCACAGCACTGCAAAAAGGCAGTGACAAGCCAACTACCACAAAAGTTTGCAGCGTGCAGACAGCTATGCAGGCCATAACGGAAAACTTCAAGGATACACAGCTGTCCGGAAAGCAGACGCTGAACGAGATTGCCCTGAAGTATGCGGAGCGGGAGACCTCCATAACGCAATGGAAGTTCAGCCTGAAACCGATTTGGGAAGCAACGATTTATGATGAATCGGGAAAATACAGTTCAAAAGTTTATGTGGATGCGGAAACCGGAAAACTTTTGTAAGTAGGGGGTGTAAAAAATTTGAAACGCTTTTGGAATCTTTTTAAAACGGACCTGCGGCGTGCCTTTGGCGTTCGCCTGTGGCTGCTGTGTCTGGGTGTAACCGCGCTCTTTTTGCTGAGTCTGAGTCATTATTATTTTTTGGGCGGAGAAGATTTTTGCTATCGCATCAAGCTTGCCGAGCTGCCGATTTTTATAGACATCATGTTGGTTTTCAGTACGGCTGCTTACGGGGTTTCGTTTTGTGAGGACTGGGACAACCGCAACATTCGAAACCTGTTTGTCCGTGCGGGCGCGAAAAAGTACGCCGCGTCAAAGGTGGCTTCGTGCTTTCTTGCTTCCTTTACGGTATTGTTTATCGGGAAACTGCTCCTGGTACTTTCACAGCTGGCTGTTTCACCGGTCTTATTTAATCCAGATGTATTTGACGGAATGCAGTCCCCTGCCGGTTCTGTGGATGCGTTAGCTTACACCGGAAATTTTGGCGGCTGGGTTCTGGTGAATTTGGTTCGCTTTGCGTTAGAGGGAACTGTCTTTTCTGTTTTGGCGCTTGCTGTTTCCACTGTTTTGACCAATAAATTTGTGGTTTTGGTGGTTCCACTGATTGTCCGTATGCTTTATCAATGTGCAACGATTGGAGGATTCATTCCGGCAGCATTGACTATGAGCAATTTGTTCGAAGATTCGTACTGCAGCCTCAGCGTTTTTCAGGGGCTTTTGCGCCCGGTCCTGATTTCGCTGGCCAGTTGTCTGTTGTTCGGCTGCTTGTTCTTTTACGGTGTAAAAAGGAGGCTTGAAAATGGATAAACAGAGTCAACCGCTGCGCATTGGTTTGATCGGCCTGCGAAAGTGGAACAGCAACCTGCGGGTCGGGGCTGTTTTTGCGGTTCTGCTGGTTTATATTTTCTACATATTCAGCGGTGTGCGGCTGCTTTGTCGAGATCAAGATATTGCGGTGACACCGTGGATTTTGTCGGGTATATTTACCCATCAGGACAATCTGACATTGCTGCTGATGCTGCCGGTTTTACTGTTCTGTGATGCGCCGTTTTTGGATATCCAGTCACCTTACAGCGTCATACGCAGCGGCCGGCACCGGTGGGTTCTTGGACAGTGCCTTTATGTCGTTTTTGCATCTATGCTGTATCCGCTCATTATCTATGCAGCCAGCTTGATTTTTTGCCTTCCAAATTTGAGTTTTTCAACAAAATGGGGGCATATCCTCAAAATGTATTCTACAACATTTACAAAGGAATTTGGAGAACGATATAAGGCAACTTTCATGATGAGTGGAACGGTTATGGATGCCTATACGCCGGTGCAGGCGACACTTTTGACGCTTCTGCTGGTGATGTTGGTCAGCGTGTTTTTGGGTCTGTTGATTTTGGCGCTGAATCTGTGCTTTCGCAGAGTGGTTGGGCTGGCGGCAGCGTCCTGCTTTGTGTTTTTAGACTTTTTTGCCGCTTGGTTTGAAGAAATACAGGGACCGCTGGGAAGTGCTGTTTACTTCATTTCGCCGGTGTCTTGGTGCAATTTAAGTAATTTTAAAAACGGCATTGAGGTGCGGCCGACTTTGCCGTACGCGTTGATTGTTCTGCTTGTGTTAGATGTTTTGCTGATTCTTTTGTCAGTCTGGCAGATGAAAAACCGGGAAATTGAAGTGCTCCCAGAGATATGAGGTGAAAAGAATGGAAGAAATGATGATAAAAGTTGAGCACGTAGAGAAGCAGTTTAAAGAGGTTAAAGTTTTAAAGGATATCAACGTTTGCCTTGAAAGAGGGAAAATTCACGGCTTGATTGGCCGCAATGGTTCCGGCAAAACTGTGCTGATGAAGTGCATTTGTGGTTTTATGAAGCCAACGGCAGGCAGCATCACTGTGGCTGGGAAACGTGTGGGAAAGGACGTGGACATTCCGCAAAATCTGGGTGTGATTATCGAGGCACCGGGATTTTTGCCGGGGTACTCCGGCTTTAAAAATCTCAAGTTCTTGGCGGACATTCAAAAAAAGGCGGACGCCGCCAGAATCACAGAAGTCATGGAGCGCGTGGGGCTTGATCCGGCGAGCAAAAAGCACGTGAGCAAGTACAGCTTGGGTATGCGCCAGCGGCTGGGCATTGCGCAGGCAATCATGGAGGACCCGGACCTCCTGATTTTGGACGAGCCAATGAACGGTCTGGACAACCACGGAGTGGAGGACATCCGCGCCCTGCTGCTGAGTTTAAAGGAAGAGGGCAAAACCATCCTGATTGCCAGTCACAGCGCAGAGGATATCGCGGTGCTGTGCGACACGGTGCACGAAATGGATGCCGGTGTGCTGACCAGTGCTGCGGAAGCGTAATTCAAAAAAGGCACGTCCGAATTTGGACGTGCCTTTTTTGAGTGGTCACCCAGTTGCAGAGATTGGTTGGGCTTTCGTGATATGATGGCAAATACGCGAAGTTCAGATTCTCTGGTTGGTGCGGCTGTGCCGCTCTTTGCGGTACTCCGTGGGCGTAATTCCTTCGCTGAGTTTGAAAGCGCGAACAAAGGGATTTCTGTTGTTGAATCCGACTTCCTCTGCAATTTGATCAATTGTTTTGGACGTTTCGGTGAGCAGTTCTTTTGCTTTTTGAATCCGCAGGTTGGTTACATACTGCTTAAACGGAATGCCGAGTGCTTTTTTTAGCCATTTAGAAATATACTTCGGATTTGTCATAAATTTTTCGGCAAGGCTGTCTAAGTACAGATCCTTTGTGTAGTTGTGGTCGATGTATGCTTTGATTTGTGAAATATCCAGTTTGTTTTCACAAGAGTCTGCACGAGATTTCAAGCGCTGCATCACTGCGTTTAGGTAGTCACTGATTTCATCGGCACGCAGCTGCGGAAATTCCTGCAAAAGGTCCACATACTTTTTTCGCATGACGGTTTGAATGTCCAGGTTCTTTTCGGCGAGTACGCGGCTGATGGTGTTGTAAATCTGAATATAAATCTGCTTTAAAGCATTTTCAGAAACGTGGTTCTGCAGATTGCGAGTGACGATGGTTTCAACCAGAGAAGTAACTTTGTCAAACTGATTGGAGAATAAATAATTGTACAGTCGGTTTTCCTCTTCTGAAGAGTACTGATAGGAAGCTTTGTGGCCTTCCGGTCTGAAAAGAGCGACTTTTTCCGGGTTGAATTCCGAAAGGAACGGAAAAGCCCGCAAAGCCTCGTTATAGGATTGGCTGATATTTATGATATCAGCATAGGTGCGGCCAAGAGCAATGCGAATGCTGATGAACGCTTCATCTTTTTGAAACAACGCTGCAAACTGAGAGAGGCAGTGCGCCATTTCTTCCTCACAACCCGGAGTCAGCACATTAATTACGGCGGCAAAAACGGTTTGCTTCAGCTTAACAGTAAAGTAGGGATAGGGTAAAGGAAGGTTTTTCTTAATGATATTGCACAATTGCCGGTCAATTTTGACGCGCTGCTCATCTGTATAATGCTGGTAGAAATCATCTTTGAAAGAATAACGAATGACCGCAACTTCAAAAAATGGATTGGGAAACAAGGCGTTGATCTGTGGCAAAAATGGAAATTCTGTGCTTCCCTCTTTTACCGAAAGATTATGATTGAGCAAGTGAAACAGGAGATGTTCATTGATGTACGGAACGGCCAGTACCATGGATTTTGACAGTTCTTCGTTGTCTTCCAAAATATCTAAAATATGATTACCGAGAAACTGAATTTCATCAACCGGAGGGCCGGCACGCCACCCCTCCGGTTTTTGCTGTTTCACCTTAAATAAAACGGTTAGCTGCTTGATAGGATGGTACAGCTTCCGTACACCGAACACAGAAAAGCATACGCTGATTACCATACAAATAAGGATGCCTAGAATGGAGATCATTCGAACTCGTGCGGAATTTTGATGAATATCTGCCACCGGAATCATTGCGATATAAGTAAAAGCAGTCGAAGTGCTATGGGGGTTGTTTACAGCAATCAGCAGATAATTTTTTCCGGAAAATGTGCGTGTTTCCACGGTGCTTTTTCCGGACAGAGAGGCCAGCAGCTTTTGCATTTCTTGAGCGGAGGCCGAATCATCGGTTTTGGCGATTGTTTGCTTTTGTGCATTTAAAATGAACAAACTGCTGTGGGTGGTTGGCTTGCTGTGACTCAGCAGTTTTTCAATTTCGCTGACTTTTAGGTTGATGACTAGCAGATTGTGAGAGTGGCTTTTTTCTAAGCTGTTGTCAATAATTGGGATGATTTCAAAGGCGGCATCGCTTCCTCTGTGTACAACTGTATTGGAAAGAATATTGTAGTCAAACTGGTTTTTGTAATGCATCCAGAAGTCTTGCGGATAGTTTTGATAGGCATACATTTTGTTGAAAAAGTCGTCATAGGGAAAAGTACCGCTGGAGTTGATGATCATGCGGTAGGATTTCTGCAGAATAAAAACGCTGTCCACATAGCTCTGAGATGCCTGATATCTGCCGAACAGATTGATGACGTTGCCGATTTGAGATTGATTTTCTTTTTGGTAGGGCTGGGAACTGTAGTAGACTTCATTGAAATCATCGGAGGAATTGAATAGAATGGTAGACTCTAAAATTTCTTTCATATTGTCATCTACCGTTCCGGAGATATTTTGAATGATTGTTTCATAGTGGTTGGATATTTCCTTCTCAAAAAACAGCAGAAAAAGCTGGTTTTGCAGGGCGGCGTAAATGAGCACGGAAATTGCCGGGACCAAGACAAACAACAGAATTTTTGAACAGTAGCTTTTCAAAAAACGTTTGCACGCCTGCAATTTGGATATTTTCAACAAGAAATCCCTGCTTTCTGTTCTCTATTTGATCTGTTACTAGCTTAGCGAAAATTGCAGCGCTTGTAAATACACAAAAAATCGCAAAGCTATAAAATTCTACATCATTTCCGCAGCGTTCGGTTTTTGCTACACGAAAGCGATTTTTGTCGGAGCGGGAATGCTGTATAGAATTTTATAACTGTAGAAAAAAGAAATTCTTAAAAATACCTTAAAAAACGGAGAAATTTATACTGAAATTATTTAGTTTGCCTAGAGAAATCTGTGCGTGTGTTTTATAATACGACTTAGCTTCAAATCCAAATTCGAGGAGGATGACAATCTCATGACACGCGCAATCCACAGCACATCGGCGCATCACAAACGAAAAGGGGTGTTTCTGTTCCGAAAATATCATCAGCTTTACCTGATGCTCGCGGTTCCCATTCTGTACTTCATCATTTTTAAATACGTACCTATGGCCGGCAATATTCTTGCATTCCGGAAATATGACGCCGGCGGTTCTATTTTCGGCTCCAAGTGGGTGGGGCTAAAGTATTTTGAGCTGTTCATCACAGACCCGTATTTTTGGAATGTTTTCAAAAATACACTGGTGCTGAGTGTTCTCAATTTTCTCATTGGTTTTCCGATTCCCATCCTTTTTTCCCTGCTGCTCAACGAAGTGCAAAACAGCTGGTGCAAAAAGTTTGTGCAGACGGTATCTTACCTGCCAAAGTTTTTTTCGACTGTGGTGGTTGTGGGCATGATGTCCGTGCTGCTTTCGCCAACCAACGGGCTTATAAATCAAATGTTAGCGAAGTTCGGCATTGCGTCAATTTACTTTATGAACAGTAACGAATGGTTTCGTCCACTGTACATTCTGTCAGATCTGTGGCAGTACGTCGGCTGGAATTCGATTTTGTACATCGCGGCGCTGACTAATGTAGATCCACAGCTTTACGAAGCTGCCGAAATTGACGGTGCCGGTTATCTGCAGAAAACCTTTCACGTGACCATTCCGGGGATTATGCCGACCATCGTTTTGACGTTGATTTTGAGCGTGGGCTCCATTTTGTCCGTCGGCTTTGAAAAGGTGCTGCTCATGTATTCTCCGAGCACCTATCAGGTTGCGGATGTTATTCAGACGTACGTTTACCGGATTGGCATTGTGGACAACAATTACAGCTACAGTACGGCA encodes:
- the rd gene encoding rubredoxin → MKKYVCQVCGYVYDPEVGDPDNGIAPGTAFEDLPEDWACPLCGVDKSQFEPEA
- a CDS encoding ABC transporter permease; this translates as MTRAIHSTSAHHKRKGVFLFRKYHQLYLMLAVPILYFIIFKYVPMAGNILAFRKYDAGGSIFGSKWVGLKYFELFITDPYFWNVFKNTLVLSVLNFLIGFPIPILFSLLLNEVQNSWCKKFVQTVSYLPKFFSTVVVVGMMSVLLSPTNGLINQMLAKFGIASIYFMNSNEWFRPLYILSDLWQYVGWNSILYIAALTNVDPQLYEAAEIDGAGYLQKTFHVTIPGIMPTIVLTLILSVGSILSVGFEKVLLMYSPSTYQVADVIQTYVYRIGIVDNNYSYSTAVGLFQAVISLILIWGVNAMSKKFTDSSLW
- a CDS encoding ABC transporter ATP-binding protein; its protein translation is MEEMMIKVEHVEKQFKEVKVLKDINVCLERGKIHGLIGRNGSGKTVLMKCICGFMKPTAGSITVAGKRVGKDVDIPQNLGVIIEAPGFLPGYSGFKNLKFLADIQKKADAARITEVMERVGLDPASKKHVSKYSLGMRQRLGIAQAIMEDPDLLILDEPMNGLDNHGVEDIRALLLSLKEEGKTILIASHSAEDIAVLCDTVHEMDAGVLTSAAEA
- a CDS encoding toprim domain-containing protein produces the protein MKKLTIKEAIVVEGKYDKIKLSALIDGLILETHGFRIFRDAEQLALLRRLADKRGLLILTDSDSAGFLIRNFLKGAIPPEKIKHAYIPDVFGKEKRKSAPGKEGKLGVEGISLQVLRDCLEKAGVVSDGGAVPAGRRITKGDLYALGLSGAPESAAHRRAVQKALNLPEHLSANALVEVLNVITDYETFAELCCTLFADAQNHGCLS
- a CDS encoding helix-turn-helix domain-containing protein; its protein translation is MKISKLQACKRFLKSYCSKILLFVLVPAISVLIYAALQNQLFLLFFEKEISNHYETIIQNISGTVDDNMKEILESTILFNSSDDFNEVYYSSQPYQKENQSQIGNVINLFGRYQASQSYVDSVFILQKSYRMIINSSGTFPYDDFFNKMYAYQNYPQDFWMHYKNQFDYNILSNTVVHRGSDAAFEIIPIIDNSLEKSHSHNLLVINLKVSEIEKLLSHSKPTTHSSLFILNAQKQTIAKTDDSASAQEMQKLLASLSGKSTVETRTFSGKNYLLIAVNNPHSTSTAFTYIAMIPVADIHQNSARVRMISILGILICMVISVCFSVFGVRKLYHPIKQLTVLFKVKQQKPEGWRAGPPVDEIQFLGNHILDILEDNEELSKSMVLAVPYINEHLLFHLLNHNLSVKEGSTEFPFLPQINALFPNPFFEVAVIRYSFKDDFYQHYTDEQRVKIDRQLCNIIKKNLPLPYPYFTVKLKQTVFAAVINVLTPGCEEEMAHCLSQFAALFQKDEAFISIRIALGRTYADIINISQSYNEALRAFPFLSEFNPEKVALFRPEGHKASYQYSSEEENRLYNYLFSNQFDKVTSLVETIVTRNLQNHVSENALKQIYIQIYNTISRVLAEKNLDIQTVMRKKYVDLLQEFPQLRADEISDYLNAVMQRLKSRADSCENKLDISQIKAYIDHNYTKDLYLDSLAEKFMTNPKYISKWLKKALGIPFKQYVTNLRIQKAKELLTETSKTIDQIAEEVGFNNRNPFVRAFKLSEGITPTEYRKERHSRTNQRI